The Streptomyces sp. V4I8 genome includes the window ACTCGGCCTCGCGCTCGGGAGTGATCCGACTGCGACGCGCCGTCGCGATCTCAGTCATGTGTCTCTCCGCCTTCCCGCTCCGAACGACACTGTTTCGTACACAAGAAATGTAGCGCACCCCACAGCGAAACGAAACGGTTTCGTTCGTGTCATGGGTCACCCGTGGTCCACGGCTCCCCTTGTGTCACGAGTTGCCCGGGCCCGCCCACAGGAAAAACATGGGGAGGTGAGCTATCTGCGTCTGCCGCATCTCCATGACGATCTGTTGTGCTTCGTGGCCGAGGACGACCTGTGGCTGGCCCCCCTCGACGGCCGGGGCCGCGCCTGGCGGCTCACCGTGGACCGCACCAAGATCGGCCACCCCCGGTTCTCGCCCGACGGCCGCCACTTGGCGTACACGAGCTGGCGCAGTCTGGTCCCCGAGATCCACCTGGTCGCGGTGGACGGCGGCCCGAGCAGCCAACTCACCCACTGGGGCTCGGCGGACACCCGGGTGTGCGGCTGGACCCCCGAGGGCGTGATCCTCGCCGTGGCCTCCCACGGCGAGCCCTTCTCCCACTTCACCTGGGCCTACAAGGTCCGCCCCGACGGCGACCCCGGCAGCAAGCTCCCCTGGGGCCCGTGCTCCGACATCCAGGTCGCCGACCTCGACGGCGAGCGCAAGAGCCTGCTCCTGACCGGCACCCCACCGCACGAACCCGCCTCCTGGAAGCGCTACCGGGGCGGCGCCATGGGCCGCCTGTGGCTGCACGGCGAACGCCTGCTCGCGGACATCGGCGGCCACCTCGACTCCCCCATGTTCGTCGGCGGCCGGATCGCCTTTCTCTCCGACCACGAGGGCGTCGGCAACCTCTACTCGTGCGCCTACGACGGCTCCGGCCTGCGCCGCCACACCGACCACGACGCCTTCTACGCCCGGCACGCGTCGAGTGACGGCACCCGGGTGGTGTACCAGTGCGCGGGCGACCTGTGGATCGTGGACGACCTCGCCGCGGGCTCCGAGCCGCGCCGCCTGGACGTACGCATGAGCGGTCCGGCCGCCGGCCGCCGCAGGTACCAGGTGCCGGCCGCCCAGCACATCGACGGCATCTCCGTCGACGAGACGGGCCGCGCGAGTGCCGTGGTCGTCCGCGGCAGCCTCTACTGGCTCACCCACCGGGACGGCCCGGCCCGCACGATCACCGACACCCCCGGCGTACGCGTCCGGCTCCCGGAGATGCTCGGTTCGTCCGGCCAGGTCGCGTATGTGACGGACGCCGAGGGCGAGGACGCCGTCGAGATCGCCTACCTGCCCCGCGCGACCGGCGACCGCGAGCCACGCCGGCCGGCCTCCGGCGAGCTGGGCCGGGTCCTGGAGATGGTCGCCGACCCGCAGGGCGAGCGCCTCGCGATCGCCGCGCACGACGGACGGCTGCTCCTCCTGGACGTGACGGAGGACTCGAACGGCGAGGTCACCGAGCTGATCCGGTCGGTCAACGGCCCCGTCCGGGACCTGGCCTTCTCCCCGGACGGCACCTGGCTGGCCTGGTCGCACCCCGGGATCGGCCGCTCGCTGCGCCAGATCAAGCTGGCGCGTATAAGGGACAGCCTGATCGTCGACGTCACCAACGGCCGCTTCGAGGACGAGAACCCGGTGTTCACCCGGGACGGCCGCTATCTGGCCTTCCTCTCCTGGCGGGGCTTCGACCCGGTGTACGACGTCCACACCGGCGACCTGTCCTTCCCGCTGGGCTGCCGCCCCTACCTGGTCCCCCTCTCCTCCGCGACCCCCTCCCCCTTCGCGCTGACCCCCGAGGGCCGCCCGGCCGCCGGCGGCCTGGACCCGGTGGAGGACGAGGAGGGCGGGGACGGCGGCGCGCCGACCGTCGAACTGGAGGGCCTGGAGAGCCGGGTCACCCCCTTCCCCGTCAGCGCCTCCAAGTACTCGGCGCTGCACCCGGTCGCGGGCGGTGGACTGGTCTGGCTGCGCTGGCCGATCTCGGGCGCGCTGGGCGAGACGTTCGCCAACCCGGACGACACGACCGGCCGGCCGACCCTCGAACACTTCAATATCAGCAAGGCGAAGAAGTCCGAACTCGTCGACCATCTGGACTGGTTCGCGGTGAGCGGCGACGGGTCCCGCCTGGTCCTGGTCGACGAGGGCGACCTGCGCGGGGTGCCCGCCTCGGAGTCCGGCGACAGCGACACGACGGTCTGGATCGACCTGCGCCGCATCCTGCACGAGGTCGACCCGCCGGCCGAGTGGAGGCAGGCGTACGAGGAGGCGGGCCGGCTGATCAGGGCGTACTTCTGGGAGCCCGGGATGTGCGGCATCGACTGGGACGCGGTCCTCGCCCAGTACCGCCCCCTGGTCGAACGGGTCGCCTCCCCCGACGAGTTCGCCGACCTGCTCCGCGAGGTACTGGGCGAGCTGGGCACCTCGCACGCGTACGTCTCGGCCGCCCGCCGCAACGAGGGCCCCCCGCACTACCAGCGCTGGCAGGGCCTGCTGGGCGCCAACTTCGTACGCCGCGACGACGAGTGGGTGGTCAGGCGCATCCTCCCCGGCGAATCGTCCGACTCCAAGGCCCGCTCTCCGCTGGCGGGCACGGGGATCCGCGAGGGCGCGGTGCTCACCCACGTCGACGGCCGCCCCGTGGACGCGGTCACCGGCCCCTACCCGCTGCTCGCCGGGGCCGGCGGGACGACGGTGGAGCTGACCTTCACCCCGGCGGAGGGCGAGGCGGGCCGGGCCCGACGCGTGGCCGTGGTCCCCCTGATCGACGAACGCCCGCTCCGCTACCAGGACTGGGTCGCCAAACGCCGTGCCGTCGTACGGGAGTTGAGCGGCGGCCGCTGCGGCTACCTCCACATCCCGGACATGGGCGGCTCGGGGTGGGCCCAGTTCAACCGGGACCTGCGCATGGAGATGTCACGCCCCGCGCTGATCGTCGACGTACGCGGCAACGCGGGCGGTCACATCAGCGAGCTGGTCGTGGAGAAACTGACCCGCACGATCCTCGGCTGGGACCTGACGAGGAACGCCCAGCCGGTGTCCTACGCGTCCAACGCCCCGAGGGGCCCGGTGGTCGCCCTGGCCGACGAGGCGACGTCATCCGACGGCGACATGATCACGGCGGCCTTCAAACTCCTCAAGCTCGGCCCGGTCGTCGGCCAGCGCACCTGGGGCGGAGTCGTCGGCATGACCGGCCGCCACCGCCTGGGCGACGGCACGGTGATCACGGTCCCGATGAACGCGGCCTGGTTCGACGCGTACGGCTGGAGCATCGAGAACAAGGGCGTGACCCCGGACGTCGAGGTCTTGCGCACCCCGCTGGACTGGGCCGAGGGCCGCCATGCCCAGCTGACGGACGCGGTGGAACTGGCCCTGGAGCTACTGGAGACCAACCCCCCGGCAACGCCCCCGGATTACGCACACGTCCCGGACCGGTCGAGGCCAAAACTGCCGCCGCGCTCTTGAACGTGGGGGCAGGGCAACTCCCTTAGGGGCGCGGGGCTGTATCAATTTGCGGCTCCGCCGCGCGGGCGCGGCCAGCCCCCACCATCCCGCACCCGACAACGAACCCCCTACCACCAACGCAAACGCGGGGCACCCACCAAACAGGGGGCACCCCACGTTCGCGTCAGCTGAGCCAGGGACAACGACTACCGGTCGTAGTCCTGGTCAAACCGCTCCTCGTCCTCACGCATCGGACGCTCACGCTCGTCCTCCCGCTGCGGACGCTCCGGACGCTCCGGACGGCCACGCTCCTGCGGCCGCTCCGGACGGCCCCGCTCCGGCTGACCGTGCTGACGCGCACGCTGCTGAAGCTGCTCGGACTTCTCCTGGAACTGGTCCTTCATACCCATGTGGGTTCACTCCCGTAGTGAGTGGGGGGATTGGCCCCTCGGTGGGGCCTCGACCAGATTCACACGGGCGATAACCGCACGCATGTCGATCAGTTACGCCGCGTAATCCTCGCCTGCTCATCGGCGGCGCCGCCGGCTCCGACCAACCCCGTCCGCACCCCCTCCAGCCGCCCACCGAACCGCCGCATCTCCCGCTGCCCCACCGTCCCGATGAGCCCCGGCAGATACCCGCGCACCCCCTGCATCCCGCGCAGCCACCACTGCGCGTACACATGGCTCGACCGCCGCTCGATCCCGGCCACGATCCGGTCGACCGCCGGCCCCAGCGGGTAGGTCTTGTTGGACGGCCACGGCAGCCGCTTCCTCAACTCCCGCATGACGTCGTCCTGATCGGCGCCCCGCACCATGTCGGTGTCGGTCCAGGACAGATACCCGACCCCCACCCGCACGCCCTTGTAACCGACTTCGGCCCGCAGACTGTGCGCGTACGCCTCGACACCGGACTTGGACGCGCAGTACGCCGTCATCATCGGCGCCGGAGTGATCGCCGCGAGCGAGGCGATCTGCAGCAGATATCCCCGGCTCTCCATCAGCACGGGCAGAAACGCCCGCGCGGTCACCGCCGACCCGATGAGGTTGACCTCGATGACCCGCCGCCAGGCCTCCGGATCGGAGTCGACGAACGGTCCCCCGCTCGCGACCCCCGCGTTGGCGACGACGATGTCGACCTTCCCGAACCGCTCCTTGACCTCCCGCGCGACCACGCTCATCGCCTCATGGTCCGTCACATCGGCGTACCAGTGGTCACTGTCGCTGTGCAGCCGTTCGGAGACCTGCTTCAGGGCGTCCGGCTCCAGCCCGACGAGCGCCACCTTCGCGCCGCGCGCGGAGAGCTTGCGGGCGAGCAGCTCACCGACGCCACGCGCGGCCCCCGTCACCACGGCGACCTGCCCCTCAAGGCTCACCCTGCTCATGCGCCCTCCTTCACCTGCGTGTGCGTCGTGCTCTGCGGGTGCGTCGTGCTCTGCGGGTGCGTCGTGCTCTGGGTGTACGTCGTGCTCTGGGTGTACGTCGTGACAAGTTCCCGTATCTTCCCGGTCACCAGCTGGGGCGCCTCGACCGGCGTCATGTGTCCGAGGCCGGGCAGTTCGGTGACGCCGAGGCACTGGGGCAGCGCGGCGGCCAGCGCGTGCGCGTGCACCGGCGGGGTGAGCCGGTCGGCCGTGCCGACGACCACCGCGGTCGGCACCGCCAACTCCCGCACACCGTGGTCGAGGTCGAGCAGATCGAGCACGTGCGACCAGGCGTACCGCACCTTGCGGGGGCACGCGTGCACGATCCGCGCGCAGGCCTCGACCATGTGCGGGGCCGAACCGGGGCCCATCGTGGCGTACTTGAGGATCGCCCTGGCGACCGGCGTGACCGGCCCGAGCGGCGCCCGGGAGCCGAGGATGTGCTTGGTGAGCCAGGTCCGCAGCCGTCCAGGCCGCATCGGTACGACCGTCGACTCGGCGACCAGCCGCGAGGAGCCGGTGCTGCACAGCAGGACGGCGGCGGCGTGCTCACGGAACCCCGGGCGGGTGGCGGCGGCCATCACCGTCATGCCGCCCATGGAGTGCCCGGCGATCACGGCCTTCTCGCCGGGCGCGAGGGTCGCCTTCAGTACGGCTTCGAGGTCGTCGGCGAGCGCGTCGGCGCTGCAGGCGGGGCTCGCGGGGCTGCGTCCGTGGCCGCGCTGGTCGTAGGCGATGACCCGGTGACCGGTGGCCAGTTCGCGGATCTGCGCCGCCCAGAAAGCGGTCGAGCAGGTCCAGCCGTGCGCGAGGACGACGGCGGGCGCGTCCTCGGGGCCGTGCACCTCTATGTGCAGCCGGGCGCCGTCGGCGGACGAGGCCGTCAGCTCGCGGGTGGGGGCGGGCGGGGCGTACGGCCCGGACTTCACATGCATGAGACGGCTCACGCGGTCACCTCGGCGCTTTCCTTGACGGTGGCTCGGACCACGGCGTACTCCGACAGGTCCACGCTTCGCGTGGCCCGCCGGAACTCGCTCGTCGTACCGGGCCAGATGGTGGTGTTACGGCCGTTCGCGTCGAGATACCAGCTCGTGCAGCCGCCCGTGTTCCACACGGTCCGCTTCATGCGCTCCTGAACCCGCCGGTTCCAGGCGTCCACGGCGCTCGGCCGCGCGTCGAGGGCGACCCGCTCGCCGAGGACGTCGAGCTGCCGTACGAAGTCGGCCATGTAGTTCAGCTGGGACTCGATCATCAGGATCATCGAGGAGTTCCCGAGCCCCGTGTTGGGCCCGATGACGGTCATCCAGTTCGGGAACCCCGCCGCGGAGGCACCCCGCAGCGCCTCCATCCCGCCCTTCCAGGCCTCGGCGAGCGTCTTCCCGTCCGCCCCCACCACCCGGTCGGCGATGGGCATGTCGGTGACATGGAACCCCGTACCGAAGACGATC containing:
- a CDS encoding S41 family peptidase, which codes for MSYLRLPHLHDDLLCFVAEDDLWLAPLDGRGRAWRLTVDRTKIGHPRFSPDGRHLAYTSWRSLVPEIHLVAVDGGPSSQLTHWGSADTRVCGWTPEGVILAVASHGEPFSHFTWAYKVRPDGDPGSKLPWGPCSDIQVADLDGERKSLLLTGTPPHEPASWKRYRGGAMGRLWLHGERLLADIGGHLDSPMFVGGRIAFLSDHEGVGNLYSCAYDGSGLRRHTDHDAFYARHASSDGTRVVYQCAGDLWIVDDLAAGSEPRRLDVRMSGPAAGRRRYQVPAAQHIDGISVDETGRASAVVVRGSLYWLTHRDGPARTITDTPGVRVRLPEMLGSSGQVAYVTDAEGEDAVEIAYLPRATGDREPRRPASGELGRVLEMVADPQGERLAIAAHDGRLLLLDVTEDSNGEVTELIRSVNGPVRDLAFSPDGTWLAWSHPGIGRSLRQIKLARIRDSLIVDVTNGRFEDENPVFTRDGRYLAFLSWRGFDPVYDVHTGDLSFPLGCRPYLVPLSSATPSPFALTPEGRPAAGGLDPVEDEEGGDGGAPTVELEGLESRVTPFPVSASKYSALHPVAGGGLVWLRWPISGALGETFANPDDTTGRPTLEHFNISKAKKSELVDHLDWFAVSGDGSRLVLVDEGDLRGVPASESGDSDTTVWIDLRRILHEVDPPAEWRQAYEEAGRLIRAYFWEPGMCGIDWDAVLAQYRPLVERVASPDEFADLLREVLGELGTSHAYVSAARRNEGPPHYQRWQGLLGANFVRRDDEWVVRRILPGESSDSKARSPLAGTGIREGAVLTHVDGRPVDAVTGPYPLLAGAGGTTVELTFTPAEGEAGRARRVAVVPLIDERPLRYQDWVAKRRAVVRELSGGRCGYLHIPDMGGSGWAQFNRDLRMEMSRPALIVDVRGNAGGHISELVVEKLTRTILGWDLTRNAQPVSYASNAPRGPVVALADEATSSDGDMITAAFKLLKLGPVVGQRTWGGVVGMTGRHRLGDGTVITVPMNAAWFDAYGWSIENKGVTPDVEVLRTPLDWAEGRHAQLTDAVELALELLETNPPATPPDYAHVPDRSRPKLPPRS
- a CDS encoding alpha/beta fold hydrolase, with the protein product MSRLMHVKSGPYAPPAPTRELTASSADGARLHIEVHGPEDAPAVVLAHGWTCSTAFWAAQIRELATGHRVIAYDQRGHGRSPASPACSADALADDLEAVLKATLAPGEKAVIAGHSMGGMTVMAAATRPGFREHAAAVLLCSTGSSRLVAESTVVPMRPGRLRTWLTKHILGSRAPLGPVTPVARAILKYATMGPGSAPHMVEACARIVHACPRKVRYAWSHVLDLLDLDHGVRELAVPTAVVVGTADRLTPPVHAHALAAALPQCLGVTELPGLGHMTPVEAPQLVTGKIRELVTTYTQSTTYTQSTTHPQSTTHPQSTTHTQVKEGA
- a CDS encoding SDR family oxidoreductase, with product MSRVSLEGQVAVVTGAARGVGELLARKLSARGAKVALVGLEPDALKQVSERLHSDSDHWYADVTDHEAMSVVAREVKERFGKVDIVVANAGVASGGPFVDSDPEAWRRVIEVNLIGSAVTARAFLPVLMESRGYLLQIASLAAITPAPMMTAYCASKSGVEAYAHSLRAEVGYKGVRVGVGYLSWTDTDMVRGADQDDVMRELRKRLPWPSNKTYPLGPAVDRIVAGIERRSSHVYAQWWLRGMQGVRGYLPGLIGTVGQREMRRFGGRLEGVRTGLVGAGGAADEQARITRRN